A window from Malania oleifera isolate guangnan ecotype guangnan chromosome 7, ASM2987363v1, whole genome shotgun sequence encodes these proteins:
- the LOC131159911 gene encoding WAT1-related protein At3g02690, chloroplastic isoform X1, whose product MTWTASPSGLSTAVGFFVLPTNSGSPYNCPPAIPAWRRRFLDFRKRDSVDLQSVTLATSGTTTTTTAIAAAAGVRGSYYTNMFNEHSGIRDCSVGILNFSSNGNSDISRRRRRRATESNVEVESESSSTTNIDCVGTGLNVECMVSSPSENEDERSEDPEEKFSSLSLGSLWWEWAVLVSPFFFWGTAMVAMKQVVPRAGPFFVGAFRLIPAGFFLIGYAAYQGRKLPSGLNAWLSITLFALVDAACFQGFLAEGLQRTSAGLGSVIIDSQPLTVAILAALFFGEAIGFVGAAGLVLVVIGLLLLEVPALSLKENNFSLWGSGEWWMLLAAQSMAIGTVMVRWVSKYSDPVMATGWHMVIGGLPLVAVSLVNHDPALSGSFKELTVGDFSALLYTSILGSAVSYGVFFYNATRGSLTKLSSLTFLTPMFASFFGFLYLGETFSPLQLVGAFVTVVAIYMVNYENSPE is encoded by the exons ATGACCTGGACGGCCTCCCCTTCTGGCTTGTCGACGGCCGTCGGCTTCTTTGTCCTTCCGACCAACAGCGGGTCTCCCTATAATTGCCCGCCGGCAATTCCGGCTTGGAGGCGTCGTTTTCTGGATTTCAGAAAACGAGATAGTGTCGACCTCCAATCAGTGACGCTGGCAACTTCCGGCACTACCACTACCACTACCGCTATTGCTGCTGCTGCAGGGGTTAGGGGTTCCTATTATACTAATATGTTCAATGAACACAGCGGGATTAGGGACTGTAGTGttggaattttgaatttcagcAGTAATGGCAACAGTGATATAtcgaggaggaggaggaggagggccACAGAGTCGAACGTGGAAGTGGAATCGGAATCATCATCCACCACCAATATCGATTGCGTGGGAACTGGCCTCAACGTCGAATGCATGGTCTCTTCTCCGTCGGAAAATGAAGACGAAAGAAGCGAGGATCCTGAAGAAAAGTTTTCGAGTTTATCTTTGGGCAGTCTGTGGTGGGAATGGGCGGTGCTGGTATCGCCTTTCTTCTTCTGGGGAACGGCTATGGTGGCCATGAAGCAAGTGGTGCCTAGAGCCGGCCCCTTCTTTGTGGGCGCATTCCGCCTAATACCTGCCGGGTTCTTCTTGATTGGATATGCTGCCTACCAAGGTAGGAAACTGCCTTCTGGCCTTAACGCTTGGCTTTCCATCACTCTCTTCGCTCTCGTCGATGCTGCTTGTTTTCAG GGGTTTCTTGCCGAAGGTTTACAGAGAACATCTGCTGGTTTGGGCAGC GTGATAATTGATTCACAACCTCTGACAGTGGCTATACTTGCGGCCTTGTTCTTTGGTGAGGCGATTGGTTTTGTTGGAGCTGCAGGGCTTGTTCTTGTTGTCATTGGACTTTTACTTCTTGAG GTACCTGCACtttctttgaaggagaataatttttCACTGTGGGGAAGCGGGGAGTGGTGGATGCTTCTTGCAGCTCAGAGCATGGCCATTGGGACAGTCATGGTCCGCTGGGTTTCTAAGTACTCTGATCCTGTTATGGCAACTGGATGG CACATGGTTATTGGTGGTTTACCTCTTGTGGCAGTCTCCTTAGTTAACCATGATCCTGCCCTTAGTGGGAGTTTTAAGGAGCTTACAGTGGGTGATTTTTCAGCACTCCTTTATACTTCCATTCTTGGAAGTGCTGTCAGCTATGGGGTATTTTTCTACAATGCAACTAGAG GTAGCCTCACAAAGCTCAGCTCTCTCACTTTTCTAACCCCAATGTTTGCCTCATTTTTTGG GTTTCTATATCTTGGTGAGACCTTCTCCCCCTTGCAATTAGTTGGAGCCTTTGTCACAGTGGTTGCGATCTACATGGTTAATTATGAGAATAGTCCGGAATGA
- the LOC131159911 gene encoding WAT1-related protein At3g02690, chloroplastic isoform X8, protein MTWTASPSGLSTAVGFFVLPTNSGSPYNCPPAIPAWRRRFLDFRKRDSVDLQSVTLATSGTTTTTTAIAAAAGVRGSYYTNMFNEHSGIRDCSVGILNFSSNGNSDISRRRRRRATESNVEVESESSSTTNIDCVGTGLNVECMVSSPSENEDERSEDPEEKFSSLSLGSLWWEWAVLVSPFFFWGTAMVAMKQVVPRAGPFFVGAFRLIPAGFFLIGYAAYQGRKLPSGLNAWLSITLFALVDAACFQGFLAEGLQRTSAGLGSVPALSLKENNFSLWGSGEWWMLLAAQSMAIGTVMVRWVSKYSDPVMATGWHMVIGGLPLVAVSLVNHDPALSGSFKELTVGDFSALLYTSILGSAVSYGVFFYNATRGSLTKLSSLTFLTPMFASFFGS, encoded by the exons ATGACCTGGACGGCCTCCCCTTCTGGCTTGTCGACGGCCGTCGGCTTCTTTGTCCTTCCGACCAACAGCGGGTCTCCCTATAATTGCCCGCCGGCAATTCCGGCTTGGAGGCGTCGTTTTCTGGATTTCAGAAAACGAGATAGTGTCGACCTCCAATCAGTGACGCTGGCAACTTCCGGCACTACCACTACCACTACCGCTATTGCTGCTGCTGCAGGGGTTAGGGGTTCCTATTATACTAATATGTTCAATGAACACAGCGGGATTAGGGACTGTAGTGttggaattttgaatttcagcAGTAATGGCAACAGTGATATAtcgaggaggaggaggaggagggccACAGAGTCGAACGTGGAAGTGGAATCGGAATCATCATCCACCACCAATATCGATTGCGTGGGAACTGGCCTCAACGTCGAATGCATGGTCTCTTCTCCGTCGGAAAATGAAGACGAAAGAAGCGAGGATCCTGAAGAAAAGTTTTCGAGTTTATCTTTGGGCAGTCTGTGGTGGGAATGGGCGGTGCTGGTATCGCCTTTCTTCTTCTGGGGAACGGCTATGGTGGCCATGAAGCAAGTGGTGCCTAGAGCCGGCCCCTTCTTTGTGGGCGCATTCCGCCTAATACCTGCCGGGTTCTTCTTGATTGGATATGCTGCCTACCAAGGTAGGAAACTGCCTTCTGGCCTTAACGCTTGGCTTTCCATCACTCTCTTCGCTCTCGTCGATGCTGCTTGTTTTCAG GGGTTTCTTGCCGAAGGTTTACAGAGAACATCTGCTGGTTTGGGCAGC GTACCTGCACtttctttgaaggagaataatttttCACTGTGGGGAAGCGGGGAGTGGTGGATGCTTCTTGCAGCTCAGAGCATGGCCATTGGGACAGTCATGGTCCGCTGGGTTTCTAAGTACTCTGATCCTGTTATGGCAACTGGATGG CACATGGTTATTGGTGGTTTACCTCTTGTGGCAGTCTCCTTAGTTAACCATGATCCTGCCCTTAGTGGGAGTTTTAAGGAGCTTACAGTGGGTGATTTTTCAGCACTCCTTTATACTTCCATTCTTGGAAGTGCTGTCAGCTATGGGGTATTTTTCTACAATGCAACTAGAG GTAGCCTCACAAAGCTCAGCTCTCTCACTTTTCTAACCCCAATGTTTGCCTCATTTTTTGG ATCGTAG
- the LOC131159911 gene encoding WAT1-related protein At3g02690, chloroplastic isoform X6 codes for MTWTASPSGLSTAVGFFVLPTNSGSPYNCPPAIPAWRRRFLDFRKRDSVDLQSVTLATSGTTTTTTAIAAAAGVRGSYYTNMFNEHSGIRDCSVGILNFSSNGNSDISRRRRRRATESNVEVESESSSTTNIDCVGTGLNVECMVSSPSENEDERSEDPEEKFSSLSLGSLWWEWAVLVSPFFFWGTAMVAMKQVVPRAGPFFVGAFRLIPAGFFLIGYAAYQGRKLPSGLNAWLSITLFALVDAACFQGFLAEGLQRTSAGLGSVPALSLKENNFSLWGSGEWWMLLAAQSMAIGTVMVRWVSKYSDPVMATGWHMVIGGLPLVAVSLVNHDPALSGSFKELTVGDFSALLYTSILGSAVSYGVFFYNATRGSLTKLSSLTFLTPMFASFFGSACLRWLLVLTFQAPVLDLR; via the exons ATGACCTGGACGGCCTCCCCTTCTGGCTTGTCGACGGCCGTCGGCTTCTTTGTCCTTCCGACCAACAGCGGGTCTCCCTATAATTGCCCGCCGGCAATTCCGGCTTGGAGGCGTCGTTTTCTGGATTTCAGAAAACGAGATAGTGTCGACCTCCAATCAGTGACGCTGGCAACTTCCGGCACTACCACTACCACTACCGCTATTGCTGCTGCTGCAGGGGTTAGGGGTTCCTATTATACTAATATGTTCAATGAACACAGCGGGATTAGGGACTGTAGTGttggaattttgaatttcagcAGTAATGGCAACAGTGATATAtcgaggaggaggaggaggagggccACAGAGTCGAACGTGGAAGTGGAATCGGAATCATCATCCACCACCAATATCGATTGCGTGGGAACTGGCCTCAACGTCGAATGCATGGTCTCTTCTCCGTCGGAAAATGAAGACGAAAGAAGCGAGGATCCTGAAGAAAAGTTTTCGAGTTTATCTTTGGGCAGTCTGTGGTGGGAATGGGCGGTGCTGGTATCGCCTTTCTTCTTCTGGGGAACGGCTATGGTGGCCATGAAGCAAGTGGTGCCTAGAGCCGGCCCCTTCTTTGTGGGCGCATTCCGCCTAATACCTGCCGGGTTCTTCTTGATTGGATATGCTGCCTACCAAGGTAGGAAACTGCCTTCTGGCCTTAACGCTTGGCTTTCCATCACTCTCTTCGCTCTCGTCGATGCTGCTTGTTTTCAG GGGTTTCTTGCCGAAGGTTTACAGAGAACATCTGCTGGTTTGGGCAGC GTACCTGCACtttctttgaaggagaataatttttCACTGTGGGGAAGCGGGGAGTGGTGGATGCTTCTTGCAGCTCAGAGCATGGCCATTGGGACAGTCATGGTCCGCTGGGTTTCTAAGTACTCTGATCCTGTTATGGCAACTGGATGG CACATGGTTATTGGTGGTTTACCTCTTGTGGCAGTCTCCTTAGTTAACCATGATCCTGCCCTTAGTGGGAGTTTTAAGGAGCTTACAGTGGGTGATTTTTCAGCACTCCTTTATACTTCCATTCTTGGAAGTGCTGTCAGCTATGGGGTATTTTTCTACAATGCAACTAGAG GTAGCCTCACAAAGCTCAGCTCTCTCACTTTTCTAACCCCAATGTTTGCCTCATTTTTTGG AAGTGCATGCTTAAGGTGGCTTCTAGTCCTAACCTTTCAGGCTCCAGTTCTCGACCTTAGATGA
- the LOC131159911 gene encoding WAT1-related protein At3g02690, chloroplastic isoform X2: MTWTASPSGLSTAVGFFVLPTNSGSPYNCPPAIPAWRRRFLDFRKRDSVDLQSVTLATSGTTTTTTAIAAAAGVRGSYYTNMFNEHSGIRDCSVGILNFSSNGNSDISRRRRRRATESNVEVESESSSTTNIDCVGTGLNVECMVSSPSENEDERSEDPEEKFSSLSLGSLWWEWAVLVSPFFFWGTAMVAMKQVVPRAGPFFVGAFRLIPAGFFLIGYAAYQGRKLPSGLNAWLSITLFALVDAACFQGFLAEGLQRTSAGLGSVIIDSQPLTVAILAALFFGEAIGFVGAAGLVLVVIGLLLLEVPALSLKENNFSLWGSGEWWMLLAAQSMAIGTVMVRWVSKYSDPVMATGWHMVIGGLPLVAVSLVNHDPALSGSFKELTVGDFSALLYTSILGSAVSYGVFFYNATRGSLTKLSSLTFLTPMFASFFGSACLRWLLVLTFQAPVLDLR; the protein is encoded by the exons ATGACCTGGACGGCCTCCCCTTCTGGCTTGTCGACGGCCGTCGGCTTCTTTGTCCTTCCGACCAACAGCGGGTCTCCCTATAATTGCCCGCCGGCAATTCCGGCTTGGAGGCGTCGTTTTCTGGATTTCAGAAAACGAGATAGTGTCGACCTCCAATCAGTGACGCTGGCAACTTCCGGCACTACCACTACCACTACCGCTATTGCTGCTGCTGCAGGGGTTAGGGGTTCCTATTATACTAATATGTTCAATGAACACAGCGGGATTAGGGACTGTAGTGttggaattttgaatttcagcAGTAATGGCAACAGTGATATAtcgaggaggaggaggaggagggccACAGAGTCGAACGTGGAAGTGGAATCGGAATCATCATCCACCACCAATATCGATTGCGTGGGAACTGGCCTCAACGTCGAATGCATGGTCTCTTCTCCGTCGGAAAATGAAGACGAAAGAAGCGAGGATCCTGAAGAAAAGTTTTCGAGTTTATCTTTGGGCAGTCTGTGGTGGGAATGGGCGGTGCTGGTATCGCCTTTCTTCTTCTGGGGAACGGCTATGGTGGCCATGAAGCAAGTGGTGCCTAGAGCCGGCCCCTTCTTTGTGGGCGCATTCCGCCTAATACCTGCCGGGTTCTTCTTGATTGGATATGCTGCCTACCAAGGTAGGAAACTGCCTTCTGGCCTTAACGCTTGGCTTTCCATCACTCTCTTCGCTCTCGTCGATGCTGCTTGTTTTCAG GGGTTTCTTGCCGAAGGTTTACAGAGAACATCTGCTGGTTTGGGCAGC GTGATAATTGATTCACAACCTCTGACAGTGGCTATACTTGCGGCCTTGTTCTTTGGTGAGGCGATTGGTTTTGTTGGAGCTGCAGGGCTTGTTCTTGTTGTCATTGGACTTTTACTTCTTGAG GTACCTGCACtttctttgaaggagaataatttttCACTGTGGGGAAGCGGGGAGTGGTGGATGCTTCTTGCAGCTCAGAGCATGGCCATTGGGACAGTCATGGTCCGCTGGGTTTCTAAGTACTCTGATCCTGTTATGGCAACTGGATGG CACATGGTTATTGGTGGTTTACCTCTTGTGGCAGTCTCCTTAGTTAACCATGATCCTGCCCTTAGTGGGAGTTTTAAGGAGCTTACAGTGGGTGATTTTTCAGCACTCCTTTATACTTCCATTCTTGGAAGTGCTGTCAGCTATGGGGTATTTTTCTACAATGCAACTAGAG GTAGCCTCACAAAGCTCAGCTCTCTCACTTTTCTAACCCCAATGTTTGCCTCATTTTTTGG AAGTGCATGCTTAAGGTGGCTTCTAGTCCTAACCTTTCAGGCTCCAGTTCTCGACCTTAGATGA
- the LOC131159911 gene encoding WAT1-related protein At3g02690, chloroplastic isoform X3, whose translation MTWTASPSGLSTAVGFFVLPTNSGSPYNCPPAIPAWRRRFLDFRKRDSVDLQSVTLATSGTTTTTTAIAAAAGVRGSYYTNMFNEHSGIRDCSVGILNFSSNGNSDISRRRRRRATESNVEVESESSSTTNIDCVGTGLNVECMVSSPSENEDERSEDPEEKFSSLSLGSLWWEWAVLVSPFFFWGTAMVAMKQVVPRAGPFFVGAFRLIPAGFFLIGYAAYQGRKLPSGLNAWLSITLFALVDAACFQGFLAEGLQRTSAGLGSVIIDSQPLTVAILAALFFGEAIGFVGAAGLVLVVIGLLLLEVPALSLKENNFSLWGSGEWWMLLAAQSMAIGTVMVRWVSKYSDPVMATGWHMVIGGLPLVAVSLVNHDPALSGSFKELTVGDFSALLYTSILGSAVSYGVFFYNATRGSLTKLSSLTFLTPMFASFFGSWTVRGVQIVG comes from the exons ATGACCTGGACGGCCTCCCCTTCTGGCTTGTCGACGGCCGTCGGCTTCTTTGTCCTTCCGACCAACAGCGGGTCTCCCTATAATTGCCCGCCGGCAATTCCGGCTTGGAGGCGTCGTTTTCTGGATTTCAGAAAACGAGATAGTGTCGACCTCCAATCAGTGACGCTGGCAACTTCCGGCACTACCACTACCACTACCGCTATTGCTGCTGCTGCAGGGGTTAGGGGTTCCTATTATACTAATATGTTCAATGAACACAGCGGGATTAGGGACTGTAGTGttggaattttgaatttcagcAGTAATGGCAACAGTGATATAtcgaggaggaggaggaggagggccACAGAGTCGAACGTGGAAGTGGAATCGGAATCATCATCCACCACCAATATCGATTGCGTGGGAACTGGCCTCAACGTCGAATGCATGGTCTCTTCTCCGTCGGAAAATGAAGACGAAAGAAGCGAGGATCCTGAAGAAAAGTTTTCGAGTTTATCTTTGGGCAGTCTGTGGTGGGAATGGGCGGTGCTGGTATCGCCTTTCTTCTTCTGGGGAACGGCTATGGTGGCCATGAAGCAAGTGGTGCCTAGAGCCGGCCCCTTCTTTGTGGGCGCATTCCGCCTAATACCTGCCGGGTTCTTCTTGATTGGATATGCTGCCTACCAAGGTAGGAAACTGCCTTCTGGCCTTAACGCTTGGCTTTCCATCACTCTCTTCGCTCTCGTCGATGCTGCTTGTTTTCAG GGGTTTCTTGCCGAAGGTTTACAGAGAACATCTGCTGGTTTGGGCAGC GTGATAATTGATTCACAACCTCTGACAGTGGCTATACTTGCGGCCTTGTTCTTTGGTGAGGCGATTGGTTTTGTTGGAGCTGCAGGGCTTGTTCTTGTTGTCATTGGACTTTTACTTCTTGAG GTACCTGCACtttctttgaaggagaataatttttCACTGTGGGGAAGCGGGGAGTGGTGGATGCTTCTTGCAGCTCAGAGCATGGCCATTGGGACAGTCATGGTCCGCTGGGTTTCTAAGTACTCTGATCCTGTTATGGCAACTGGATGG CACATGGTTATTGGTGGTTTACCTCTTGTGGCAGTCTCCTTAGTTAACCATGATCCTGCCCTTAGTGGGAGTTTTAAGGAGCTTACAGTGGGTGATTTTTCAGCACTCCTTTATACTTCCATTCTTGGAAGTGCTGTCAGCTATGGGGTATTTTTCTACAATGCAACTAGAG GTAGCCTCACAAAGCTCAGCTCTCTCACTTTTCTAACCCCAATGTTTGCCTCATTTTTTGG ttcttggacggttCGAGGTGTtcagatcgttggctaa
- the LOC131159911 gene encoding WAT1-related protein At3g02690, chloroplastic isoform X5 produces MTWTASPSGLSTAVGFFVLPTNSGSPYNCPPAIPAWRRRFLDFRKRDSVDLQSVTLATSGTTTTTTAIAAAAGVRGSYYTNMFNEHSGIRDCSVGILNFSSNGNSDISRRRRRRATESNVEVESESSSTTNIDCVGTGLNVECMVSSPSENEDERSEDPEEKFSSLSLGSLWWEWAVLVSPFFFWGTAMVAMKQVVPRAGPFFVGAFRLIPAGFFLIGYAAYQGRKLPSGLNAWLSITLFALVDAACFQGFLAEGLQRTSAGLGSVPALSLKENNFSLWGSGEWWMLLAAQSMAIGTVMVRWVSKYSDPVMATGWHMVIGGLPLVAVSLVNHDPALSGSFKELTVGDFSALLYTSILGSAVSYGVFFYNATRGSLTKLSSLTFLTPMFASFFGFLYLGETFSPLQLVGAFVTVVAIYMVNYENSPE; encoded by the exons ATGACCTGGACGGCCTCCCCTTCTGGCTTGTCGACGGCCGTCGGCTTCTTTGTCCTTCCGACCAACAGCGGGTCTCCCTATAATTGCCCGCCGGCAATTCCGGCTTGGAGGCGTCGTTTTCTGGATTTCAGAAAACGAGATAGTGTCGACCTCCAATCAGTGACGCTGGCAACTTCCGGCACTACCACTACCACTACCGCTATTGCTGCTGCTGCAGGGGTTAGGGGTTCCTATTATACTAATATGTTCAATGAACACAGCGGGATTAGGGACTGTAGTGttggaattttgaatttcagcAGTAATGGCAACAGTGATATAtcgaggaggaggaggaggagggccACAGAGTCGAACGTGGAAGTGGAATCGGAATCATCATCCACCACCAATATCGATTGCGTGGGAACTGGCCTCAACGTCGAATGCATGGTCTCTTCTCCGTCGGAAAATGAAGACGAAAGAAGCGAGGATCCTGAAGAAAAGTTTTCGAGTTTATCTTTGGGCAGTCTGTGGTGGGAATGGGCGGTGCTGGTATCGCCTTTCTTCTTCTGGGGAACGGCTATGGTGGCCATGAAGCAAGTGGTGCCTAGAGCCGGCCCCTTCTTTGTGGGCGCATTCCGCCTAATACCTGCCGGGTTCTTCTTGATTGGATATGCTGCCTACCAAGGTAGGAAACTGCCTTCTGGCCTTAACGCTTGGCTTTCCATCACTCTCTTCGCTCTCGTCGATGCTGCTTGTTTTCAG GGGTTTCTTGCCGAAGGTTTACAGAGAACATCTGCTGGTTTGGGCAGC GTACCTGCACtttctttgaaggagaataatttttCACTGTGGGGAAGCGGGGAGTGGTGGATGCTTCTTGCAGCTCAGAGCATGGCCATTGGGACAGTCATGGTCCGCTGGGTTTCTAAGTACTCTGATCCTGTTATGGCAACTGGATGG CACATGGTTATTGGTGGTTTACCTCTTGTGGCAGTCTCCTTAGTTAACCATGATCCTGCCCTTAGTGGGAGTTTTAAGGAGCTTACAGTGGGTGATTTTTCAGCACTCCTTTATACTTCCATTCTTGGAAGTGCTGTCAGCTATGGGGTATTTTTCTACAATGCAACTAGAG GTAGCCTCACAAAGCTCAGCTCTCTCACTTTTCTAACCCCAATGTTTGCCTCATTTTTTGG GTTTCTATATCTTGGTGAGACCTTCTCCCCCTTGCAATTAGTTGGAGCCTTTGTCACAGTGGTTGCGATCTACATGGTTAATTATGAGAATAGTCCGGAATGA
- the LOC131159911 gene encoding WAT1-related protein At3g02690, chloroplastic isoform X4 has protein sequence MTWTASPSGLSTAVGFFVLPTNSGSPYNCPPAIPAWRRRFLDFRKRDSVDLQSVTLATSGTTTTTTAIAAAAGVRGSYYTNMFNEHSGIRDCSVGILNFSSNGNSDISRRRRRRATESNVEVESESSSTTNIDCVGTGLNVECMVSSPSENEDERSEDPEEKFSSLSLGSLWWEWAVLVSPFFFWGTAMVAMKQVVPRAGPFFVGAFRLIPAGFFLIGYAAYQGRKLPSGLNAWLSITLFALVDAACFQGFLAEGLQRTSAGLGSVIIDSQPLTVAILAALFFGEAIGFVGAAGLVLVVIGLLLLEVPALSLKENNFSLWGSGEWWMLLAAQSMAIGTVMVRWVSKYSDPVMATGWHMVIGGLPLVAVSLVNHDPALSGSFKELTVGDFSALLYTSILGSAVSYGVFFYNATRGSLTKLSSLTFLTPMFASFFGS, from the exons ATGACCTGGACGGCCTCCCCTTCTGGCTTGTCGACGGCCGTCGGCTTCTTTGTCCTTCCGACCAACAGCGGGTCTCCCTATAATTGCCCGCCGGCAATTCCGGCTTGGAGGCGTCGTTTTCTGGATTTCAGAAAACGAGATAGTGTCGACCTCCAATCAGTGACGCTGGCAACTTCCGGCACTACCACTACCACTACCGCTATTGCTGCTGCTGCAGGGGTTAGGGGTTCCTATTATACTAATATGTTCAATGAACACAGCGGGATTAGGGACTGTAGTGttggaattttgaatttcagcAGTAATGGCAACAGTGATATAtcgaggaggaggaggaggagggccACAGAGTCGAACGTGGAAGTGGAATCGGAATCATCATCCACCACCAATATCGATTGCGTGGGAACTGGCCTCAACGTCGAATGCATGGTCTCTTCTCCGTCGGAAAATGAAGACGAAAGAAGCGAGGATCCTGAAGAAAAGTTTTCGAGTTTATCTTTGGGCAGTCTGTGGTGGGAATGGGCGGTGCTGGTATCGCCTTTCTTCTTCTGGGGAACGGCTATGGTGGCCATGAAGCAAGTGGTGCCTAGAGCCGGCCCCTTCTTTGTGGGCGCATTCCGCCTAATACCTGCCGGGTTCTTCTTGATTGGATATGCTGCCTACCAAGGTAGGAAACTGCCTTCTGGCCTTAACGCTTGGCTTTCCATCACTCTCTTCGCTCTCGTCGATGCTGCTTGTTTTCAG GGGTTTCTTGCCGAAGGTTTACAGAGAACATCTGCTGGTTTGGGCAGC GTGATAATTGATTCACAACCTCTGACAGTGGCTATACTTGCGGCCTTGTTCTTTGGTGAGGCGATTGGTTTTGTTGGAGCTGCAGGGCTTGTTCTTGTTGTCATTGGACTTTTACTTCTTGAG GTACCTGCACtttctttgaaggagaataatttttCACTGTGGGGAAGCGGGGAGTGGTGGATGCTTCTTGCAGCTCAGAGCATGGCCATTGGGACAGTCATGGTCCGCTGGGTTTCTAAGTACTCTGATCCTGTTATGGCAACTGGATGG CACATGGTTATTGGTGGTTTACCTCTTGTGGCAGTCTCCTTAGTTAACCATGATCCTGCCCTTAGTGGGAGTTTTAAGGAGCTTACAGTGGGTGATTTTTCAGCACTCCTTTATACTTCCATTCTTGGAAGTGCTGTCAGCTATGGGGTATTTTTCTACAATGCAACTAGAG GTAGCCTCACAAAGCTCAGCTCTCTCACTTTTCTAACCCCAATGTTTGCCTCATTTTTTGG ATCGTAG
- the LOC131159911 gene encoding WAT1-related protein At3g02690, chloroplastic isoform X7, protein MTWTASPSGLSTAVGFFVLPTNSGSPYNCPPAIPAWRRRFLDFRKRDSVDLQSVTLATSGTTTTTTAIAAAAGVRGSYYTNMFNEHSGIRDCSVGILNFSSNGNSDISRRRRRRATESNVEVESESSSTTNIDCVGTGLNVECMVSSPSENEDERSEDPEEKFSSLSLGSLWWEWAVLVSPFFFWGTAMVAMKQVVPRAGPFFVGAFRLIPAGFFLIGYAAYQGRKLPSGLNAWLSITLFALVDAACFQGFLAEGLQRTSAGLGSVPALSLKENNFSLWGSGEWWMLLAAQSMAIGTVMVRWVSKYSDPVMATGWHMVIGGLPLVAVSLVNHDPALSGSFKELTVGDFSALLYTSILGSAVSYGVFFYNATRGSLTKLSSLTFLTPMFASFFGSWTVRGVQIVG, encoded by the exons ATGACCTGGACGGCCTCCCCTTCTGGCTTGTCGACGGCCGTCGGCTTCTTTGTCCTTCCGACCAACAGCGGGTCTCCCTATAATTGCCCGCCGGCAATTCCGGCTTGGAGGCGTCGTTTTCTGGATTTCAGAAAACGAGATAGTGTCGACCTCCAATCAGTGACGCTGGCAACTTCCGGCACTACCACTACCACTACCGCTATTGCTGCTGCTGCAGGGGTTAGGGGTTCCTATTATACTAATATGTTCAATGAACACAGCGGGATTAGGGACTGTAGTGttggaattttgaatttcagcAGTAATGGCAACAGTGATATAtcgaggaggaggaggaggagggccACAGAGTCGAACGTGGAAGTGGAATCGGAATCATCATCCACCACCAATATCGATTGCGTGGGAACTGGCCTCAACGTCGAATGCATGGTCTCTTCTCCGTCGGAAAATGAAGACGAAAGAAGCGAGGATCCTGAAGAAAAGTTTTCGAGTTTATCTTTGGGCAGTCTGTGGTGGGAATGGGCGGTGCTGGTATCGCCTTTCTTCTTCTGGGGAACGGCTATGGTGGCCATGAAGCAAGTGGTGCCTAGAGCCGGCCCCTTCTTTGTGGGCGCATTCCGCCTAATACCTGCCGGGTTCTTCTTGATTGGATATGCTGCCTACCAAGGTAGGAAACTGCCTTCTGGCCTTAACGCTTGGCTTTCCATCACTCTCTTCGCTCTCGTCGATGCTGCTTGTTTTCAG GGGTTTCTTGCCGAAGGTTTACAGAGAACATCTGCTGGTTTGGGCAGC GTACCTGCACtttctttgaaggagaataatttttCACTGTGGGGAAGCGGGGAGTGGTGGATGCTTCTTGCAGCTCAGAGCATGGCCATTGGGACAGTCATGGTCCGCTGGGTTTCTAAGTACTCTGATCCTGTTATGGCAACTGGATGG CACATGGTTATTGGTGGTTTACCTCTTGTGGCAGTCTCCTTAGTTAACCATGATCCTGCCCTTAGTGGGAGTTTTAAGGAGCTTACAGTGGGTGATTTTTCAGCACTCCTTTATACTTCCATTCTTGGAAGTGCTGTCAGCTATGGGGTATTTTTCTACAATGCAACTAGAG GTAGCCTCACAAAGCTCAGCTCTCTCACTTTTCTAACCCCAATGTTTGCCTCATTTTTTGG ttcttggacggttCGAGGTGTtcagatcgttggctaa